The following proteins come from a genomic window of Rutidosis leptorrhynchoides isolate AG116_Rl617_1_P2 chromosome 10, CSIRO_AGI_Rlap_v1, whole genome shotgun sequence:
- the LOC139873378 gene encoding uncharacterized protein → MADIRDEHGRPIQLTDEHGQPVQLTDEHGVPMHLTGVATPVGSTPPGHTTIGSELNNKMSHDQTKMGSETHGGTHFAPTPVDYAKHGAGAVAGAGAATVGAVAGVGKAATHAVTGGGAPTSHPHAHGAGTDKKELERSSSSSSSEDDGQGGRRKKKGIMQKIKDKLPGHHNSSSGATTHDKIDKQPAGAAHSASTQETTTTTKLTVEKEHEKKGFMDKIKDKLPGHH, encoded by the exons ATGGCAGATATACGAGACGAGCACGGCCGTCCTATTCAACTCACCGACGAACACGGCCAACCTGTTCAACTAACCGACGAACATGGTGTTCCCATGCACCTCACTGGCGTTGCTACACCCGTTGGATCAACACCTCCGGGTCATACGACTATCGGGTCGGAGCTTAATAATAAGATGAGTCATGATCAGACTAAAATGGGGTCTGAAACCCATGGTGGAACCCACTTTGCACCGACACCGGTTGATTACGCCAAACATGGCGCAGGTGCAGTTGCTGGTGCCGGTGCAGCAACGGTGGGTGCGGTAGCTGGAGTTGGAAAAGCGGCTACTCATGCAGTTACAGGTGGCGGTGCACCTACGAGCCATCCTCACGCTCATGGTGCGGGTACGGATAAGAAAGAGCTGGAGAGGTCGTCTAGTTCTAGTTCG TCGGAAGACGACGGACAAGGAGGGAGAAGGAAGAAAAAAGGAATAATGCAGAAAATAAAAGATAAGCTTCCGGGACATCATAACAGCAGCAGCGGCGCTACTACTCATGATAAAATAGATAAGCAGCCGGCAGGAGCCGCACACAGCGCCAGCACCCAagaaacaaccaccaccaccaaactAACGGTGGAGAAGGAACACGAGAAGAAAGGTTTTATGGACAAGATCAAAGACAAACTTCCGGGTCATCATTAG